One Halodesulfurarchaeum sp. HSR-GB genomic window carries:
- a CDS encoding AAA family ATPase: MSSTSTSSAVEYSDEDYVVHLANALINEHGGTVDASIVANLAPEYFELDGGTTTERVREIIDESDHINVNRDGAQDRIESVRAHGQPPREILEINPRLGGNEATLHALEIVNDTVAEKLNNEGLETVKDIANADPCKIEGISATMTTAKAQALVEEAQQHVSSESHLSNSGLSPYVRDDESPAATVQEVSEIDTPVGEPLVITQGLDPDDPKAHYHGLLVHQDIGHPKVPKKESNARDGEVKLFEDENGDVIEPAIPTEPTLQMPIDEIVAKTLSRNETPVMLKGPHGSGKNTVIKWLAYQTNRPYISIDAHEDMLAQDLFGSMSLDEDRKVVRRDTALTAGMKMGALIVINELPAAQAGILMSLHRFLQEGKLLIKETGELIEPHSATRILATQNPATVDYGGNSELNMATDDRWATYQHNYPPKDEEVRVLHEMANRDTQVADRATIRKMVEIAYMTRNERTMPTVSTRHLKISLNRIDDGASPKAAMKWALQSMSRETHNPKDLYGEIDDRL; this comes from the coding sequence ATGAGTAGTACATCAACCTCCTCCGCCGTTGAATACTCGGACGAGGACTACGTCGTTCACCTCGCAAACGCTCTCATCAACGAACATGGAGGGACTGTCGATGCGAGTATCGTTGCCAATCTGGCACCAGAATATTTCGAGCTCGATGGTGGAACAACAACGGAGCGGGTTCGAGAAATCATCGACGAGTCCGACCATATCAACGTGAACCGTGACGGAGCACAGGACAGGATCGAAAGCGTCCGAGCCCACGGACAGCCCCCGAGGGAAATCCTCGAGATCAATCCCCGATTAGGGGGCAACGAGGCCACACTTCACGCTCTCGAGATCGTGAACGATACGGTGGCTGAAAAGCTGAACAACGAGGGTTTAGAGACTGTCAAAGACATCGCGAACGCCGATCCCTGCAAGATCGAAGGGATCAGTGCCACTATGACCACCGCGAAGGCGCAAGCCCTCGTTGAGGAAGCCCAGCAGCACGTCAGTTCTGAATCACATCTCTCCAATTCCGGACTCTCTCCCTACGTTCGCGATGATGAATCCCCGGCAGCCACAGTCCAGGAAGTCTCTGAAATCGATACGCCTGTCGGGGAACCTCTCGTCATCACACAAGGCCTCGACCCGGACGATCCCAAAGCTCACTACCACGGCCTTCTGGTCCACCAAGATATCGGCCATCCGAAGGTGCCCAAAAAGGAGTCCAACGCTCGCGACGGCGAAGTAAAACTCTTCGAGGACGAAAACGGCGACGTCATCGAGCCCGCAATCCCGACTGAGCCAACGTTGCAAATGCCAATCGACGAAATAGTCGCGAAAACCCTCTCGAGAAACGAAACGCCGGTCATGCTCAAAGGCCCCCACGGGTCGGGGAAAAACACGGTCATCAAGTGGCTGGCTTACCAGACGAACCGGCCCTACATCTCGATCGACGCCCACGAGGATATGCTGGCTCAAGACCTCTTTGGATCCATGTCGCTCGACGAAGATCGGAAAGTCGTGCGGCGTGATACGGCGCTCACAGCCGGGATGAAGATGGGGGCGCTCATCGTCATCAACGAACTCCCAGCGGCGCAGGCGGGCATCCTCATGTCCCTCCACCGATTCCTCCAGGAGGGTAAGTTGCTCATCAAAGAAACGGGCGAACTGATCGAGCCCCACAGCGCGACTCGGATTCTCGCGACTCAGAACCCGGCTACGGTCGACTACGGAGGGAACAGCGAACTCAACATGGCGACTGACGATCGATGGGCTACGTACCAGCACAACTACCCTCCGAAGGATGAGGAGGTCCGTGTGCTGCACGAGATGGCAAACCGTGATACGCAAGTGGCAGATCGGGCCACAATCCGGAAGATGGTCGAAATCGCTTACATGACGAGGAATGAACGAACGATGCCGACCGTAAGTACCCGGCACCTCAAAATCTCCCTCAACCGGATCGATGACGGCGCTTCGCCAAAGGCCGCGATGAAGTGGGCACTCCAATCGATGAGCCGGGAAACGCATAACCCGAAGGACCTCTACGGAGAAATTGACGACCGGCTATGA
- a CDS encoding non-histone chromosomal MC1 family protein → MVREDGKRNFVLREDGEESSVFSGNTPRQAAMKAARRLDDQGDSESEAPREELILREKGSDKLHKYEAWAWTEPAPEDSPDWLEGEVSKANVSKQGIEHLD, encoded by the coding sequence ATGGTCCGAGAAGACGGGAAACGAAATTTCGTATTGCGTGAAGACGGCGAGGAATCCAGCGTATTTTCCGGGAATACCCCCCGCCAAGCGGCAATGAAAGCGGCCCGTCGCCTCGATGATCAAGGTGATTCAGAAAGCGAAGCCCCTCGAGAAGAACTCATCCTTCGAGAGAAGGGATCCGACAAACTCCACAAATACGAAGCCTGGGCCTGGACTGAACCAGCACCGGAGGACTCCCCCGATTGGCTTGAAGGAGAAGTATCCAAAGCCAACGTCTCAAAGCAAGGAATCGAGCACCTCGACTAA
- a CDS encoding helix-turn-helix transcriptional regulator, with translation MFELTGFQRDLIIIISGLDEPNGLEIKEETDDYYESEINHGRLYPNLNTLIDEGLLNKEKADERTNKYELTKSGRQAIKERREWEEQYVDID, from the coding sequence ATGTTCGAACTCACAGGCTTCCAGCGTGATCTGATAATCATTATTTCCGGCCTTGACGAACCAAATGGGCTTGAAATCAAGGAAGAGACCGATGATTACTACGAATCAGAAATCAACCACGGTCGACTCTATCCTAACCTTAATACGCTTATTGACGAGGGATTACTGAACAAAGAGAAAGCAGACGAGCGAACCAACAAATACGAACTCACCAAATCGGGGAGACAAGCCATAAAAGAGCGCCGGGAATGGGAAGAGCAGTACGTCGATATCGACTAA